A part of Paraliobacillus zengyii genomic DNA contains:
- a CDS encoding ribose-phosphate diphosphokinase, translated as MSTEYKDSFLKVFTLNSNPTLAEEIAEQIGVTLGECSVTSFSDGEIQINIEESVRGCDVYVVQSTSGPVNQHIMELLIMIDALKRASAKTINIVMPYYGYARQDRKARAREPITAKLVADLLQVAGASRVISLDLHAPQIQGFFNIPVDQLVGVPILSDYWSEKGLEDVVVVSPDHGGVTRARQLADRLKAPIAIIDKRRPRPNVAEVMNIVGNVQGKTAILIDDIIDTAGTITLAADALIESGAKEVYACCTHPVLSGPAMDRIGNSSIKELVVTNSIALPKEKQTEKVITLSVAPLISEAIIRVHEQLSVSVLFD; from the coding sequence ATGTCAACGGAATATAAAGATTCTTTTTTGAAAGTCTTTACGCTAAATTCTAATCCTACTCTAGCTGAGGAGATAGCCGAGCAAATAGGCGTTACATTGGGTGAGTGTTCCGTCACTTCCTTTAGTGATGGAGAAATTCAAATTAATATAGAAGAAAGTGTGCGTGGCTGTGATGTATATGTTGTACAATCAACTAGTGGCCCTGTGAATCAGCATATAATGGAATTACTTATCATGATTGATGCGTTAAAACGCGCATCAGCAAAAACAATTAACATCGTCATGCCTTACTATGGCTATGCAAGACAAGATAGAAAGGCGCGAGCAAGAGAGCCGATTACTGCGAAATTAGTAGCAGACTTATTACAAGTAGCTGGTGCATCACGTGTTATCTCATTAGATTTACATGCACCACAAATTCAAGGATTCTTCAACATTCCGGTTGACCAACTAGTAGGTGTACCAATTTTATCAGATTATTGGTCTGAAAAAGGTTTAGAGGATGTCGTAGTTGTCTCTCCAGACCATGGTGGTGTGACTAGAGCAAGACAGTTAGCAGATCGATTAAAGGCTCCTATTGCAATCATTGATAAGCGACGACCTCGTCCAAATGTAGCAGAAGTGATGAACATTGTTGGTAATGTGCAAGGGAAGACAGCCATTTTGATTGATGATATTATCGATACAGCAGGTACAATTACATTAGCGGCAGATGCTCTAATTGAAAGTGGAGCAAAAGAAGTGTATGCTTGTTGTACACACCCAGTTTTATCAGGTCCCGCAATGGATAGGATTGGTAATTCATCTATTAAAGAATTGGTCGTAACGAATTCTATTGCGTTACCTAAAGAAAAACAAACAGAGAAAGTTATTACATTATCAGTAGCGCCGTTGATTAGCGAAGCTATCATTCGTGTACACGAGCAATTATCAGTAAGTGTATTATTTGATTAA
- the glmU gene encoding bifunctional UDP-N-acetylglucosamine diphosphorylase/glucosamine-1-phosphate N-acetyltransferase GlmU: protein MTNKYAVVLAAGQGTRMKSKLYKVLHPVMGRPMVQHVIDQLQAVQLNKIITIVGFGAEKVKEQLGSDSEFVIQKEQLGTGHAVRQAEPILLNEEGVTLVICGDTPLLSKETIQALFDHHEQSEARATVLTTSITDPSGYGRVIRDDNNNVAKIVEHKDATAEQLAVNEINTGTYCFDNQTLFQALKKVSNDNVQGEYYLPDVMEIIKNDGQKISAYQTEDAEETIGVNDRIALAKAEKLMKNRINNNHMKNGVTIIDPDHTYIEPKVTIASDVVIEPGCVLRGDTSIATDCVIGPNSEINNCDIGENTTIKQSVAQDSQIGKDVQIGPYAHIRPEAEIGDEVKIGNFVEIKKSRIDSKSKVSHLSYIGDAEIGENVNVGCGTITVNYDGKNKHLTKIEDDAFIGCNSNLIAPVTIGKGSYVAAGSTISKNVPTNALSIARSKQENKIDYAEKIKNKLK, encoded by the coding sequence ATGACGAATAAATATGCTGTTGTGCTTGCTGCAGGACAAGGTACTCGAATGAAATCAAAGTTATATAAAGTATTACATCCTGTAATGGGACGCCCGATGGTGCAACACGTAATTGATCAATTACAAGCAGTGCAACTTAATAAAATTATTACGATTGTAGGTTTTGGAGCAGAAAAAGTGAAAGAACAACTCGGTTCTGATTCAGAATTTGTAATTCAGAAAGAACAATTAGGAACAGGCCATGCAGTAAGACAGGCTGAACCAATACTTCTAAATGAAGAAGGTGTTACACTCGTGATTTGTGGTGATACACCATTGCTAAGCAAAGAAACAATACAGGCGTTATTTGATCACCACGAACAATCAGAAGCTAGAGCCACTGTTCTTACAACTTCTATAACGGACCCTAGTGGTTATGGTCGTGTTATTAGAGATGATAACAATAATGTTGCAAAAATTGTCGAGCATAAGGATGCAACGGCGGAACAATTAGCTGTAAATGAAATTAATACAGGAACTTATTGTTTTGATAACCAAACATTATTTCAAGCACTAAAGAAAGTATCAAACGATAATGTACAAGGAGAATATTATTTACCTGATGTGATGGAGATTATAAAGAATGATGGTCAAAAAATTTCAGCATACCAAACAGAAGATGCTGAGGAAACTATCGGAGTTAACGATCGCATTGCATTAGCAAAAGCAGAAAAATTAATGAAGAACCGAATAAATAACAACCATATGAAAAATGGTGTTACTATTATTGATCCTGATCATACATATATAGAGCCAAAAGTCACTATTGCAAGTGATGTGGTGATTGAACCAGGTTGTGTTCTCCGTGGTGATACATCTATTGCTACTGATTGTGTTATTGGACCAAATAGTGAGATTAATAATTGTGATATAGGGGAAAATACTACCATAAAACAAAGCGTTGCCCAAGATAGTCAGATAGGAAAAGACGTTCAAATTGGACCATATGCTCATATTCGTCCGGAAGCAGAAATAGGCGATGAAGTGAAAATCGGTAATTTTGTCGAGATTAAAAAATCACGTATTGACTCAAAGAGTAAAGTATCCCATTTAAGTTATATAGGTGATGCAGAAATAGGTGAAAATGTAAACGTTGGTTGTGGAACGATTACAGTTAACTATGATGGGAAAAATAAACATCTTACAAAAATTGAAGATGATGCCTTTATTGGTTGTAATTCAAATTTAATTGCCCCGGTTACGATTGGAAAAGGTTCTTATGTAGCAGCGGGTTCAACAATTAGCAAGAATGTCCCGACAAATGCGCTATCAATAGCCCGATCAAAACAAGAAAATAAAATAGATTATGCTGAAAAGATAAAAAATAAACTTAAATAG
- the pth gene encoding aminoacyl-tRNA hydrolase has product MKCIVGLGNPGMKYKNTRHNIGFMVMDELARRNKWEINKKKFNGDYTIEMVNQEKIILLKPQTFMNLSGESLRPLMEFYELEAEDVLVVYDDLDLPTGKIRLRQKGGHGGHNGIRSIIDQLGTKDFNRLRIGIDRPITNMSVVDHVLGKFDKSQLVLVNDSIEKAVEASESWMQKSFQEVMNDFNQ; this is encoded by the coding sequence ATGAAATGTATTGTTGGATTAGGAAATCCAGGTATGAAATATAAAAATACGCGACACAATATTGGGTTTATGGTTATGGATGAACTAGCGAGACGCAATAAGTGGGAAATTAATAAAAAAAAATTTAATGGTGATTATACAATTGAAATGGTTAATCAAGAAAAAATAATTTTATTGAAGCCGCAAACTTTTATGAATTTATCTGGTGAATCATTACGCCCGTTAATGGAATTTTATGAATTAGAAGCTGAGGATGTTCTTGTCGTATATGATGATTTAGACTTACCAACTGGTAAAATACGTTTACGACAAAAAGGTGGTCATGGTGGACATAATGGTATAAGATCAATAATTGATCAATTGGGTACGAAAGATTTTAACCGATTACGTATCGGGATTGATCGTCCAATAACTAACATGTCTGTAGTTGATCATGTTCTTGGGAAATTTGATAAGTCACAACTAGTATTAGTAAATGATAGTATTGAAAAGGCAGTAGAAGCCTCAGAATCTTGGATGCAAAAGTCTTTTCAAGAAGTCATGAATGATTTTAATCAATAG
- a CDS encoding anti-sigma-F factor Fin family protein: MTINYKCKHCSQVLGTLEEQMVDTNTLGWQHLSLQEKKEMIHYQSNGDIEIHAICEDCQETLEHNPEYHALDYFIQ, translated from the coding sequence ATGACAATAAATTATAAATGCAAACATTGTAGCCAAGTGCTAGGAACTTTAGAAGAACAAATGGTAGACACAAATACTTTGGGTTGGCAACATTTATCATTACAAGAAAAGAAAGAAATGATCCATTATCAATCAAATGGTGATATTGAAATCCATGCGATATGTGAGGATTGTCAGGAAACATTAGAACATAACCCTGAATATCACGCGTTAGATTATTTTATTCAATAA
- a CDS encoding 50S ribosomal protein L25/general stress protein Ctc encodes MSVKLKANSRKDLKNSSTKQIRSEGFIPAVLYGNDKEPKTISVNSIQLLKTVRDEGKNAIISLDVEGEVVDVMLHDYQVEPIKDQLIHADFYIVNMSQEMDVLVPIHLDGEAQGTKDGGVLQQPLYELSVRAKPADIPEEIKVDVSALEIGDSIMVSDLKEGKNFEILEDENATIVTVSVPDEEPEEVTEEEDAEPEVINEKAAEEE; translated from the coding sequence GTGTCAGTAAAACTTAAAGCAAATAGTAGAAAAGATTTAAAAAATTCAAGTACAAAGCAAATAAGAAGTGAAGGATTTATCCCAGCAGTTCTTTATGGTAATGATAAAGAGCCAAAAACGATTTCTGTTAACAGCATTCAATTGTTGAAAACAGTACGTGATGAGGGTAAAAACGCAATTATTTCATTGGATGTAGAAGGCGAAGTAGTGGATGTAATGCTACATGATTATCAGGTTGAACCAATTAAAGATCAATTAATTCATGCAGACTTCTATATTGTTAACATGTCACAAGAAATGGATGTATTAGTTCCAATTCACTTAGATGGCGAAGCGCAAGGTACGAAAGATGGCGGTGTTTTACAACAACCATTATATGAATTATCAGTTCGTGCAAAACCGGCTGATATTCCTGAAGAAATAAAGGTTGATGTATCTGCATTAGAGATTGGTGATAGTATTATGGTCTCAGATCTAAAAGAAGGTAAAAACTTTGAAATCTTAGAAGATGAAAATGCAACAATCGTAACTGTTTCTGTTCCTGATGAAGAACCAGAAGAAGTAACAGAAGAAGAAGATGCAGAGCCAGAAGTTATTAATGAAAAAGCAGCAGAAGAAGAATAA
- the spoVG gene encoding septation regulator SpoVG encodes MEVTDVRLRRVNTEGRMRAIASITLDQEFVVHDIRVIDGNNGLFVAMPSKRTPDGEFRDIAHPINSNTRAKIQDAVLEEYHQAGEIDEVEYEEAGAGAS; translated from the coding sequence ATGGAAGTAACAGACGTTAGATTACGCCGCGTGAATACCGAAGGAAGAATGCGAGCAATTGCTTCTATTACATTAGATCAGGAGTTTGTCGTGCATGATATTCGTGTAATTGATGGCAACAACGGTTTATTTGTAGCTATGCCTTCTAAAAGGACTCCAGACGGAGAGTTCAGAGATATTGCGCACCCTATTAATTCTAATACACGTGCTAAGATACAGGATGCTGTATTAGAAGAGTATCATCAGGCTGGAGAAATAGATGAAGTAGAGTATGAGGAAGCAGGAGCAGGAGCTTCTTAA
- the purR gene encoding pur operon repressor, translated as MKRSDRLIGMTHYVLEHPMQLISLPYFSDKYLAAKSSISEDLAIMNNMFQKEGIGYLESVSGAAGGVRYIPQYAHQKSEDFIEKLCRRLEDPERLLPGGYLFMSDILGEPETIREIGRLFATEFSSLGIEAIVTVATKGIPLAYAVASFLNVPVVIVRRDPKITEGSTVSINYVSGSTRKIQTMVLTKRSLKQGTTVCIIDDFMKAGGTIDGMKNLLKEFNANVAAIGVLAEAEDEEEERVVEEYTSLVQIANVDVRNKHVELRKGNYFAH; from the coding sequence ATGAAAAGAAGCGATCGGTTGATAGGAATGACACATTATGTTTTGGAACATCCAATGCAATTGATTTCGTTGCCATATTTCTCAGATAAATATTTAGCAGCAAAATCATCTATAAGTGAAGATTTGGCTATCATGAATAATATGTTTCAAAAAGAAGGAATTGGTTATCTAGAATCAGTTTCTGGAGCTGCTGGTGGCGTTCGTTATATTCCGCAGTATGCCCACCAAAAGAGTGAGGATTTTATTGAAAAGTTATGTCGTCGTTTAGAGGATCCGGAACGACTATTGCCAGGTGGTTATTTGTTTATGAGCGATATTTTAGGTGAACCTGAGACAATAAGAGAAATAGGAAGGCTTTTTGCAACGGAATTTTCCTCACTAGGAATTGAAGCAATTGTTACTGTAGCAACAAAAGGAATTCCTTTAGCTTATGCAGTAGCTTCTTTCTTAAATGTTCCGGTTGTAATTGTAAGACGCGACCCGAAAATTACTGAGGGTTCTACCGTTAGCATTAACTATGTTTCTGGATCGACAAGAAAGATTCAAACAATGGTTCTAACAAAGCGTAGTTTAAAACAGGGTACAACAGTTTGTATCATTGATGATTTTATGAAAGCTGGCGGTACAATTGATGGTATGAAAAATTTATTAAAGGAATTTAATGCCAATGTAGCTGCAATCGGTGTGTTAGCGGAGGCTGAAGATGAGGAAGAGGAACGCGTAGTAGAAGAATATACGTCACTTGTACAAATAGCTAACGTTGATGTGCGAAATAAGCATGTTGAACTACGTAAAGGTAACTATTTTGCTCACTAG